A portion of the Segatella copri DSM 18205 genome contains these proteins:
- a CDS encoding DNA alkylation repair protein — protein MNEETHQKLMTIKRSFRLLMNGPGSQSMRDKGLGYKLNWGVPFYELKKMAEEYGKDYDLAIELWKEDIRECKILATLIMPADKMLPEITDIWMEQVQSQEMAEMLAFNLLQHVDYAPVIAYQWIASDKPLYEIAGFQLLARLFANGKEPNERGINEFLDQAATALQGDNMGIKHAASNAVLRFCDFGEDFEKIARGALKGIYEI, from the coding sequence ATGAACGAAGAAACACATCAGAAACTGATGACTATCAAGCGAAGCTTCCGCTTGCTGATGAACGGTCCGGGATCGCAATCTATGCGCGATAAGGGACTGGGATATAAACTGAATTGGGGCGTACCATTCTATGAACTGAAAAAGATGGCTGAAGAATATGGTAAAGACTATGACCTCGCCATCGAACTGTGGAAGGAAGATATCCGGGAATGCAAGATTCTGGCTACACTCATCATGCCTGCCGATAAGATGCTTCCGGAAATCACAGATATATGGATGGAACAGGTACAGAGTCAGGAGATGGCAGAGATGCTTGCCTTCAACCTATTGCAACACGTAGATTATGCACCTGTCATCGCCTATCAGTGGATAGCAAGTGATAAGCCACTCTATGAGATTGCCGGTTTCCAGCTCCTTGCCCGTCTTTTTGCCAATGGGAAAGAGCCTAACGAGCGTGGCATCAACGAATTCCTGGATCAGGCTGCCACTGCATTGCAGGGTGACAACATGGGAATAAAACATGCTGCCTCTAATGCGGTTCTCCGTTTCTGCGACTTCGGTGAAGATTTCGAGAAAATTGCAAGAGGCGCACTCAAGGGTATCTACGAGATATAA
- a CDS encoding DUF4296 domain-containing protein: protein MKKAFLYLCWIVTFCAAFASCKPSLPRDVLSKGKMTDILFDYHIALAMAQSEDGGSEKNSLAYREAVLKKHDVTSADFDSSMVYYMRHTELLHDVYKDLAERLDKEVVALGGNSAGNSDFDNLTAVGDTANIWKDATSMVFSPDEGFNSRSFKIEADTAFHKGDRFRLDFESQFIFQDGMRDGIALLAVQFKNDSVAQTVIHIQSAQHYSVELADNDSLGVKCIKGYFMLNEGGFSSDAGSLTTLKLMFVNKIRLIRMHPKKVAPVSSSAASSDSAKVDTARKTRIPGPSVPARPDGALAPPTSAPVPMPDKPIQMTSN from the coding sequence ATGAAGAAAGCTTTTCTTTATCTCTGTTGGATAGTAACCTTTTGTGCAGCCTTCGCTTCTTGCAAGCCTTCGCTGCCAAGAGATGTGCTCTCTAAAGGAAAGATGACGGATATTCTCTTCGATTATCACATCGCTCTTGCTATGGCGCAGAGCGAAGACGGTGGTAGTGAGAAGAATAGTCTGGCTTATCGCGAGGCTGTACTGAAGAAACATGATGTCACCTCGGCAGACTTCGACAGTTCGATGGTTTATTATATGCGCCATACAGAATTGCTGCATGATGTGTATAAGGATTTGGCTGAAAGATTGGATAAAGAGGTGGTTGCATTGGGTGGAAACAGTGCAGGAAATAGTGATTTTGACAATCTTACTGCTGTTGGCGATACTGCCAATATCTGGAAAGATGCTACTTCGATGGTATTCTCGCCTGATGAGGGCTTCAACAGTCGCAGTTTTAAAATTGAAGCTGATACTGCTTTCCATAAGGGTGACCGGTTCCGTCTTGATTTCGAATCGCAGTTTATCTTCCAGGATGGTATGCGTGATGGTATCGCTTTGCTGGCTGTTCAGTTCAAGAACGATAGTGTGGCACAGACTGTAATTCATATTCAGAGTGCTCAGCACTATAGTGTAGAACTCGCTGATAATGATAGCCTTGGAGTCAAATGTATAAAGGGGTACTTTATGTTGAATGAGGGTGGCTTCAGTTCTGATGCCGGTTCTTTGACGACTCTTAAACTGATGTTTGTCAATAAGATTCGTCTCATCCGTATGCATCCTAAAAAGGTGGCACCGGTTTCTTCTTCTGCTGCATCTTCTGATTCGGCAAAAGTAGATACTGCTCGTAAGACCCGTATACCAGGTCCGAGTGTTCCAGCACGTCCGGATGGAGCTTTGGCACCTCCGACCAGTGCACCGGTTCCTATGCCTGATAAACCTATTCAGATGACGAGTAATTAG
- a CDS encoding lipoprotein signal peptidase: MEKTSKIKCGWLVTAMVVVLLVIDQIIKVYIKTHFCLGESVRVTDWFYIEFVENNGMAWGMSFIGKFWLSLLRLVAICALSIYLHRIIKRGTYRLLYIILVALVLTGAIGNMIDSIFYGLIFTGASPYYVSYLVPFGEGYAPVLMGKVVDMFRFPFFTYTWPEWFPFWGGQHGTFFDPVFNFADSCVSVGIISLLLFCRKELEALGGGDKEKKVKDSSFIETAEEKIKSQSKENKEDN, encoded by the coding sequence ATGGAGAAAACAAGTAAAATTAAATGCGGATGGCTCGTCACGGCAATGGTGGTTGTGCTTCTTGTTATCGATCAGATTATCAAGGTGTACATCAAGACCCATTTTTGCCTTGGCGAGTCTGTTCGTGTTACTGATTGGTTTTATATCGAATTTGTAGAGAACAACGGAATGGCTTGGGGTATGTCGTTTATCGGCAAGTTCTGGCTAAGTCTGTTGCGCCTGGTAGCCATCTGTGCGTTGAGCATTTATCTGCATCGCATCATTAAGCGTGGTACCTATCGCTTGTTATATATCATTTTGGTGGCGCTGGTTCTGACGGGTGCAATCGGCAATATGATTGATTCCATCTTCTACGGACTTATCTTCACCGGTGCTTCACCTTATTATGTATCTTATCTTGTGCCTTTCGGCGAGGGGTATGCACCCGTGCTCATGGGCAAGGTGGTTGATATGTTCCGCTTTCCGTTCTTCACCTATACATGGCCTGAATGGTTCCCTTTCTGGGGTGGACAGCATGGTACATTCTTCGATCCTGTATTCAATTTTGCAGATTCCTGTGTATCAGTCGGCATCATTTCTCTCTTGCTTTTCTGTAGAAAAGAACTGGAAGCTCTCGGAGGTGGTGATAAGGAGAAGAAGGTTAAAGATTCTTCTTTTATTGAAACTGCTGAAGAAAAGATAAAGTCTCAATCTAAAGAAAATAAGGAGGACAACTAA
- a CDS encoding NAD(+) synthase encodes MKYGFIKVASAIPAVKVGDVIFNTQQIEEQIALAEGKGVEIITFPELSITGYSCQDLFRQQMLLESSEQAVMMLLDFTRKLDIISIVGAPVIAGDLLLNCGIVIQHGQILGIVPKTYLPNYSEFYEKRWFASAQDLRDCEVRYAGHKVKLTPDVQIFQTFDGVQFGVEICEDVWAPAPPSNKLALAGADLIFNLSASDELIGKHHYLKSLLSQQSARTMTGYIYSSCGFGESTQDVVYGGNALIYENGVLLSQSERFSIEPQMVISQIDVEKLRSERRTNSTYVNAQRNIKYSVLGGQFNIRNIEADPTENERDFVLEREVNPHPFIPTSSDMNASCEEIFNIQLMGLAKRIVHTHAKTVVIGISGGLDSTLALLVCVKAFDKLKVNRKGIVGVTMPGFGTTDRTYNNAISLMQSLGITIKEISIAKAVTQHFEDIGQDASVHDVTYENSQARERTQILMDLANKMGGMVIGTGDLSELALGWATYNGDHMSMYGVNASIPKTLIRHLVNHVAESGVDEQSRITLRDIIDTPISPELIPADENGNIKQKTEDLVGPYELHDFFLYYFLRFGFRPSKIYMLAKKAFIDSELERVKISDNDPDSYDEETIKKWLKTFVRRFFNQQFKRSCLPDGPKVGSVSLSPRGDWRMPSDAASAIWLQEAENL; translated from the coding sequence ATGAAGTACGGATTTATTAAGGTAGCTAGTGCCATCCCTGCCGTAAAGGTGGGTGATGTCATTTTCAATACCCAGCAGATAGAGGAACAGATAGCGCTGGCTGAGGGAAAGGGTGTAGAGATCATTACATTTCCGGAACTCTCTATTACGGGCTATTCCTGTCAGGATCTCTTCCGTCAGCAGATGCTTCTCGAATCATCTGAGCAGGCGGTGATGATGTTGCTCGATTTCACACGCAAACTCGATATCATCTCTATCGTGGGTGCGCCGGTGATAGCGGGCGACTTGTTGCTCAATTGTGGTATCGTTATCCAGCATGGACAGATTCTCGGTATTGTACCGAAGACATATCTTCCAAACTACAGCGAGTTTTATGAGAAACGCTGGTTTGCCTCGGCTCAGGACCTGAGAGATTGCGAAGTCCGTTATGCCGGACATAAGGTGAAACTGACGCCTGATGTTCAGATTTTTCAAACTTTCGATGGCGTACAGTTTGGTGTGGAAATCTGCGAAGATGTATGGGCTCCGGCTCCTCCTAGCAACAAACTGGCGCTAGCAGGAGCAGACCTGATTTTCAATCTTTCTGCAAGCGACGAACTCATCGGAAAACATCATTATCTGAAGAGTCTGCTCAGCCAGCAGAGTGCCCGTACCATGACAGGATATATCTACAGTTCCTGCGGATTCGGTGAGAGTACGCAGGATGTGGTTTATGGTGGAAATGCCCTGATTTATGAGAATGGAGTTTTACTTTCACAGAGTGAACGTTTCTCTATTGAACCGCAGATGGTTATCTCACAGATAGATGTAGAGAAACTCCGCTCTGAGCGTCGTACGAATTCTACTTATGTAAATGCCCAGCGCAATATTAAGTATTCTGTTCTCGGCGGTCAGTTCAATATCCGTAATATCGAAGCCGATCCTACCGAAAATGAACGCGATTTTGTGTTGGAACGTGAGGTGAATCCTCATCCGTTTATTCCTACCAGCAGCGATATGAATGCCTCTTGCGAGGAAATTTTCAATATCCAACTCATGGGACTAGCCAAGCGTATCGTTCATACCCATGCCAAGACCGTAGTAATCGGTATTAGCGGCGGTTTGGATTCTACGCTGGCCTTACTCGTTTGTGTAAAAGCTTTTGATAAACTCAAGGTGAACCGAAAGGGTATTGTAGGTGTCACTATGCCGGGATTCGGAACCACAGACAGAACCTACAATAATGCTATCTCGCTGATGCAGAGTCTTGGTATTACCATTAAGGAAATCAGCATCGCCAAGGCTGTAACCCAGCACTTTGAGGACATCGGTCAGGATGCCAGTGTGCATGATGTGACTTACGAGAATTCCCAGGCTCGTGAACGTACCCAGATCCTGATGGATTTAGCCAATAAGATGGGGGGTATGGTTATCGGTACCGGTGACCTTTCAGAGTTGGCATTAGGATGGGCTACCTATAATGGTGACCACATGAGCATGTATGGCGTGAATGCCAGCATTCCTAAGACCCTGATCCGTCATCTTGTAAATCATGTAGCAGAGAGTGGGGTAGACGAACAGAGCCGCATCACCCTTCGTGATATCATCGATACTCCTATCAGTCCAGAGTTGATTCCGGCAGATGAGAATGGAAATATCAAGCAGAAGACGGAAGATTTGGTGGGACCATACGAACTGCATGATTTCTTCCTCTACTATTTCCTGCGTTTCGGTTTCCGTCCTTCCAAGATTTACATGTTGGCAAAGAAGGCATTTATTGATTCCGAACTGGAGCGTGTAAAGATCAGTGATAATGATCCTGACAGCTATGATGAGGAGACTATCAAAAAGTGGCTGAAGACCTTCGTGCGCCGTTTCTTCAATCAGCAGTTCAAGCGCAGCTGTCTGCCAGACGGCCCGAAAGTAGGTAGCGTAAGCCTCAGTCCTCGTGGCGACTGGCGTATGCCTAGTGATGCTGCATCTGCCATCTGGCTGCAAGAGGCTGAAAATTTATAA
- the ileS gene encoding isoleucine--tRNA ligase, with the protein MAKKFAEHNGLNLTQTNNDVLAAWEKNDIFHKSIDEREGCPQFIFFEGPPSANGHPGIHHVLARSIKDTFNRYKTMKGFQVHRKAGWDTHGLPVELGVEKELGITKKDIDNKASEKYISTEDYNHKCRENVMKFTAEWRELTEKMGYFVDLDHPYITYDNKYIETLWWLLKQLYNKGLLYKGYTIQPYSPGAGTGLSSHELNQPGCYRDVKDLTTTAQFLIKDPKAEWTKWGKPYFIAWTTTPWTLPSNVALCVGPKIDYVAIETYNLYNGEPMTLVMAEALVGSYLKADQECKEGDLLPFDKEKKQCPWRIIDHMKGTDLEGMHYEQLLPWVKPCEKVDLFAPAFVTEYAAAHPEKVFASEDGRDQFVEMDSEAFRVILGDYVTTDDGTGIVHIAPTFGADDAKVAKDANIPALYLINKKGETRPMVDLQGKFYLIEDLDANFVNACVNKEAYAHHAGDYVKNAYDPQFNVDGVWDKKASEKAEDLNIVLCYELKQEGKAFKSEKHVHNYPHCWRTDKPILYYPLDSWFIKDTARKERMVELNKTINWQPESTGTGRFGNWLENLNDWNLSRSRFWGTPLPIWRDENRGEKCIGSLEELYAEIEKSVAAGIMQSNPLKENGFVPGDYSQENYDKIDLHRPYVDKIVLVNEEGKPMYRESDLIDVWFDSGSMPYAQLHYPFEGEMARGTEADRDALIHSTYEGYAIPPKFYPADFINEGVDQTRGWFFTLHAIATMVFDSVAFKNVISSGLVLDAKGNKMSKHVGNVTNPFEMIDKYGADPVRFYMMTNSEPWDNLKFDPNGVDETRRKFFGTLYNTYSFFALYANVDGFDAEAAQVPFEKRPEIDRWILSSLNTLIKGVDRELAGYDPTRAGRLIDAFVNDDLSNWYVRLNRKRFWGKEMSEDKLSAYQTLYTCLMTVAKLLASFAPFYADELYHDLGGELESVHLDKFPVADEAAIDADLEERMAIAQKITSMVLALRRKVNIKVRQPLQQIMIPAVDDVQKAHIEAVAGLLKNEVNVKEVNFIEGQGILVKKVKCNFRVMGKKFGKLMKGVAAQMSALDQDQIAAFEKAGNITLNIDGQEAVVEVADVEIISEDIPGWLVSNEGNLTVALEVELTPELKKEGMARELINRIQNLRKETGLEITDRINVTVAPNEETDAAIEAFADYIKGQVLADSIEIGDNAGVETEFDDFKLNILVEKN; encoded by the coding sequence ATGGCTAAGAAATTTGCCGAGCACAACGGTCTGAATTTGACTCAGACAAACAATGACGTACTAGCAGCGTGGGAGAAAAATGATATCTTCCACAAGTCTATCGACGAGCGTGAAGGCTGCCCTCAGTTTATCTTCTTTGAGGGACCTCCATCAGCTAATGGCCACCCGGGTATTCACCACGTGTTGGCACGTAGTATTAAGGATACATTCAACAGATACAAGACCATGAAGGGTTTCCAGGTTCACCGCAAGGCGGGATGGGATACCCACGGACTCCCTGTTGAACTCGGTGTCGAGAAGGAACTCGGCATCACCAAGAAGGATATCGACAACAAGGCTTCAGAGAAGTATATCTCTACTGAGGATTATAACCACAAGTGCCGCGAGAACGTGATGAAGTTCACCGCTGAGTGGCGCGAGTTGACCGAGAAGATGGGTTACTTCGTAGATCTCGATCATCCTTATATCACCTACGATAACAAGTATATCGAGACTCTCTGGTGGCTCCTCAAGCAGCTCTACAACAAGGGGTTGCTCTACAAGGGTTACACCATCCAGCCATACTCTCCAGGTGCAGGTACAGGCTTGAGCTCTCACGAGTTGAACCAGCCTGGCTGCTATCGCGATGTTAAGGACCTTACCACCACAGCCCAGTTCCTCATCAAGGATCCTAAGGCAGAGTGGACCAAGTGGGGCAAGCCATACTTCATCGCATGGACCACTACACCTTGGACTCTGCCTTCAAACGTGGCTCTCTGTGTGGGTCCTAAGATTGACTATGTAGCCATCGAGACCTACAACCTCTACAATGGCGAGCCTATGACACTCGTGATGGCTGAGGCTCTGGTAGGGTCATATCTGAAGGCAGACCAGGAGTGCAAGGAAGGCGATCTCCTGCCATTCGACAAGGAGAAGAAGCAGTGCCCATGGCGCATTATCGACCACATGAAGGGTACCGACCTCGAAGGCATGCACTACGAGCAGCTCCTGCCATGGGTGAAGCCATGCGAGAAGGTTGATCTCTTCGCACCGGCTTTCGTAACAGAATATGCTGCTGCTCATCCTGAGAAGGTATTCGCTTCAGAGGATGGTCGCGATCAGTTCGTAGAGATGGATAGCGAGGCTTTCCGCGTAATCCTCGGCGACTACGTTACTACCGATGATGGTACAGGTATCGTTCACATCGCTCCTACATTCGGTGCCGATGATGCCAAGGTGGCTAAGGATGCCAACATCCCAGCTCTCTACCTTATTAATAAGAAGGGCGAGACCCGCCCAATGGTTGACCTGCAGGGTAAGTTCTATCTCATCGAAGACCTCGATGCCAACTTCGTGAACGCTTGCGTCAACAAGGAGGCATACGCTCATCACGCAGGCGACTACGTGAAGAATGCCTACGACCCACAGTTTAATGTGGATGGCGTCTGGGACAAGAAGGCTTCTGAGAAGGCTGAAGACCTGAACATCGTGCTCTGCTACGAACTGAAGCAGGAGGGCAAGGCTTTCAAGAGCGAGAAGCACGTGCACAACTATCCTCACTGCTGGCGTACCGACAAGCCTATCCTCTATTATCCATTGGATAGCTGGTTTATCAAGGATACAGCCCGCAAGGAGCGCATGGTAGAACTCAACAAGACCATCAACTGGCAGCCTGAGAGCACCGGTACAGGCCGTTTCGGCAACTGGCTCGAGAACCTGAACGACTGGAACCTTTCACGTTCCCGCTTCTGGGGTACTCCATTGCCAATCTGGCGTGACGAGAACCGTGGCGAGAAGTGTATCGGCAGCTTGGAGGAACTCTATGCTGAAATCGAGAAGTCTGTGGCTGCCGGTATCATGCAGAGCAACCCATTGAAGGAGAATGGTTTCGTTCCTGGCGACTACAGTCAGGAAAACTATGATAAGATTGACCTCCACCGTCCATACGTTGACAAGATTGTATTGGTTAACGAGGAGGGCAAGCCAATGTATCGTGAGAGCGACCTCATCGACGTTTGGTTCGATTCAGGTTCAATGCCTTACGCCCAGCTCCACTACCCATTCGAGGGTGAGATGGCCCGTGGCACAGAGGCAGACCGCGATGCACTCATCCACAGCACCTACGAGGGATATGCTATTCCTCCTAAGTTCTATCCAGCCGACTTCATCAACGAGGGCGTGGATCAGACCCGTGGATGGTTCTTCACCCTGCACGCCATCGCTACCATGGTATTCGATAGCGTAGCCTTCAAGAACGTAATCTCTTCTGGTCTCGTTCTCGATGCCAAGGGTAACAAGATGAGTAAGCACGTGGGTAACGTGACTAACCCATTCGAGATGATTGACAAGTATGGTGCCGATCCTGTTCGTTTCTATATGATGACCAACAGCGAGCCTTGGGACAACCTCAAGTTCGACCCTAATGGTGTGGACGAGACCCGTCGTAAGTTCTTCGGTACCTTATATAATACCTACAGCTTCTTCGCCCTCTATGCTAATGTAGATGGTTTCGATGCAGAGGCTGCTCAGGTGCCATTCGAGAAGCGCCCAGAGATTGACCGTTGGATTCTCTCTTCACTCAATACCCTCATCAAGGGCGTTGACAGAGAGTTGGCTGGCTATGATCCAACCCGCGCAGGCCGTCTCATCGATGCTTTCGTCAACGATGACCTCTCTAACTGGTACGTTCGTCTGAACCGTAAACGTTTCTGGGGTAAGGAGATGAGCGAGGATAAGCTGAGTGCTTACCAGACTCTCTATACCTGCCTGATGACAGTGGCTAAGCTGCTGGCATCATTCGCTCCATTCTATGCAGACGAGTTGTATCACGACTTGGGCGGCGAGTTGGAGAGCGTACATCTCGATAAGTTCCCTGTAGCCGATGAGGCTGCTATCGATGCCGACCTGGAGGAGCGTATGGCCATCGCCCAGAAGATTACTTCTATGGTATTGGCATTGCGTCGCAAGGTGAACATCAAGGTGCGTCAGCCACTCCAGCAGATCATGATTCCTGCAGTAGATGATGTACAGAAGGCACACATCGAGGCAGTAGCCGGACTGTTGAAGAACGAGGTGAACGTGAAGGAGGTTAACTTCATTGAGGGTCAGGGCATTCTCGTAAAGAAGGTGAAGTGTAACTTTAGAGTGATGGGTAAGAAGTTCGGCAAGCTGATGAAGGGTGTTGCTGCCCAGATGTCAGCGCTCGATCAGGACCAGATTGCAGCCTTCGAGAAGGCAGGCAACATCACATTGAATATTGACGGACAGGAAGCCGTGGTAGAGGTAGCCGACGTTGAGATTATCTCTGAGGATATTCCAGGATGGCTCGTATCTAACGAGGGCAATCTGACCGTAGCGCTTGAGGTAGAGTTGACCCCAGAATTGAAGAAGGAGGGTATGGCTCGTGAGTTGATCAACCGTATCCAGAACCTCCGCAAGGAGACAGGTCTGGAGATTACCGACCGCATCAACGTAACTGTGGCTCCTAATGAGGAGACTGACGCAGCCATCGAGGCATTCGCCGACTACATCAAGGGTCAGGTATTGGCAGACAGCATCGAAATCGGCGACAATGCAGGTGTTGAGACCGAGTTTGATGACTTTAAGTTGAACATTCTCGTAGAGAAGAATTAA
- a CDS encoding TraR/DksA family transcriptional regulator, producing MANEKLRYSDQELEEFRAIINEKLKVAKQTYHDCMAQLNHSDSNDVVDTSPTYKALEEGSEAQSKEEIIQMAQRQQKFIKGLEAALVRIQNKTYGIDRETGELIPKERLRAVPHATLSVASKEARKK from the coding sequence ATGGCTAACGAAAAACTACGTTATAGCGATCAGGAGCTCGAGGAGTTCCGCGCTATCATTAATGAGAAATTGAAGGTGGCAAAGCAGACTTATCATGATTGTATGGCTCAGCTGAACCACTCAGACAGTAATGATGTGGTAGATACATCACCAACCTACAAGGCTCTTGAGGAGGGTAGTGAAGCACAAAGCAAGGAAGAAATCATCCAGATGGCTCAGCGTCAGCAGAAGTTTATCAAGGGATTGGAAGCAGCTTTGGTTCGTATCCAGAACAAGACCTATGGTATTGACCGCGAAACAGGCGAGTTGATTCCTAAGGAGCGTTTGCGTGCTGTACCTCATGCCACTTTGAGTGTAGCTTCTAAGGAGGCTAGAAAGAAGTAA
- a CDS encoding DUF2027 domain-containing protein — MKKGDKVRFLSEVGGGKVAGFQGKNIVLVEDEDGFEIPMPINEVVVVEQDEYSMGKMISAKMDAQQKAEEHANTELHQDSRSIKAILNDHDDVDMDVEEYDAADREITFVKPVQERTGGNKLSAYLAFVPINIKDVTNTRFETYMVNDSNYYLHYTYLVAEGNAWTLKAEGEIEPNTKLFIEEFGREALNEMEHIAIQMIAYKKDKPFLLKPATDVQFRLDPVKFYKLHLFEENDFFETPAYLFTIVENDEIARPLVIDSKRLKEQMYKDEKVVANTSKKKSKKDDGTLVIDLHADEVLETTAGMNSADILHYQMDIFKKTMEEYKKKKGQKIIFIHGKGEGVLRQTLIHELNYRYKSCTYQDASFQEYGYGATQVTIK; from the coding sequence ATGAAAAAAGGAGATAAAGTCAGATTCTTGAGCGAAGTGGGTGGCGGAAAGGTTGCCGGCTTCCAAGGTAAAAATATTGTGCTTGTTGAGGATGAGGATGGTTTTGAGATTCCGATGCCTATCAACGAGGTGGTTGTGGTGGAGCAGGATGAATACTCCATGGGCAAGATGATTTCGGCTAAAATGGATGCGCAGCAGAAGGCTGAGGAGCATGCCAATACCGAACTGCATCAGGACAGCCGGAGTATCAAGGCCATCTTGAATGATCACGATGACGTGGATATGGATGTAGAGGAATATGATGCTGCCGACCGTGAGATAACCTTTGTGAAACCGGTTCAGGAACGTACGGGAGGCAACAAACTCAGTGCTTATCTCGCCTTTGTACCTATCAACATCAAGGACGTAACCAATACCCGTTTCGAGACCTATATGGTAAATGACAGCAACTACTATCTCCACTATACCTATCTCGTGGCTGAGGGAAATGCATGGACTCTGAAAGCAGAGGGAGAAATAGAACCGAACACCAAACTCTTCATCGAGGAATTCGGTCGTGAGGCTCTGAACGAGATGGAGCATATCGCCATCCAGATGATAGCCTACAAGAAGGACAAGCCATTTCTCCTAAAGCCGGCAACAGATGTTCAGTTCCGTCTCGATCCCGTGAAATTCTACAAACTTCATCTTTTCGAGGAGAACGATTTCTTCGAGACTCCAGCCTATCTCTTTACGATTGTAGAGAACGATGAAATAGCCCGTCCGCTGGTTATCGATTCCAAGCGTCTGAAAGAGCAGATGTATAAGGATGAGAAGGTTGTCGCCAACACCAGCAAGAAGAAGAGCAAGAAGGATGATGGTACCCTTGTGATAGATCTTCATGCGGATGAAGTGCTTGAAACAACTGCTGGAATGAATTCTGCAGATATTCTTCATTATCAGATGGATATCTTCAAGAAGACCATGGAGGAATATAAGAAAAAGAAGGGACAGAAAATTATCTTTATTCATGGAAAGGGCGAAGGTGTGTTGCGCCAGACTCTCATTCATGAGTTGAACTATCGCTATAAGAGTTGCACCTATCAGGATGCTTCTTTCCAGGAGTATGGCTATGGTGCTACACAGGTAACAATAAAGTAA
- the ispE gene encoding 4-(cytidine 5'-diphospho)-2-C-methyl-D-erythritol kinase has protein sequence MITFPCAKINLGLNIVSKRKDGYHNLETVFYPIPLTDALEIKLMGDEFPSDVPCDLKITGNAVDCDEQNNLVVKAYNLLAADFRIPRIHAHLVKRIPSQAGLGGGSADAAFMIRLLDERFRLNIGNPEMERYAAKLGADCAYFISANPEDGDTACYAEGIGEELMPVSGPGDNLRGYHLVVVKRDDIAVSTKEAYAAITPQAPAKCCRDIVRQPIETWKEELVNDFEAPIFKMHPELAEIKQKLYNLGAVYAAMSGSGSAIFGIFKHKPANIEEQFEGMFCKIMKL, from the coding sequence ATGATTACATTTCCTTGCGCCAAGATTAATCTTGGTTTAAATATAGTTAGCAAGCGGAAAGATGGATACCACAATCTTGAAACGGTGTTCTACCCTATTCCGCTGACCGATGCACTTGAAATCAAGCTCATGGGCGATGAATTCCCTAGCGATGTTCCTTGTGATCTGAAGATTACAGGTAACGCCGTGGATTGCGACGAACAGAACAATCTCGTTGTAAAAGCTTATAATCTCCTGGCTGCCGACTTCAGGATTCCACGCATCCATGCTCACCTGGTGAAGCGTATTCCTTCGCAGGCTGGTTTGGGTGGCGGTTCTGCCGATGCAGCCTTCATGATCCGTTTGCTTGACGAGCGTTTCCGCCTCAATATCGGTAATCCTGAGATGGAAAGATATGCTGCCAAACTGGGCGCAGACTGTGCCTACTTCATTTCTGCCAATCCTGAGGATGGCGATACTGCTTGCTATGCAGAAGGTATCGGCGAAGAACTGATGCCGGTAAGTGGTCCTGGCGATAATCTGAGGGGCTATCATCTGGTTGTGGTGAAGCGCGATGATATTGCCGTCAGCACCAAAGAGGCTTATGCAGCCATCACCCCACAGGCTCCAGCCAAATGTTGCCGCGACATTGTACGCCAGCCTATCGAGACTTGGAAAGAGGAACTTGTCAACGATTTTGAGGCACCTATCTTCAAGATGCACCCGGAACTGGCAGAAATCAAACAGAAGCTGTACAACCTGGGTGCCGTATATGCAGCGATGAGTGGTAGCGGTAGTGCCATCTTCGGTATCTTCAAGCATAAACCTGCAAATATAGAGGAACAGTTCGAAGGAATGTTCTGTAAAATAATGAAACTTTAA